In one window of Henckelia pumila isolate YLH828 chromosome 1, ASM3356847v2, whole genome shotgun sequence DNA:
- the LOC140894117 gene encoding nucleoside diphosphate kinase 2, chloroplastic, translated as MDCVAMACGGAATPYTSTSLTSPTARDVRLSCAPTHLQAARLAVFRPQSHLFACSLSSHYASKKSHKTRVFLPHLVASLEVEETYIMIKPDGVQRGLVGEIISRFERKGFQLTGLKLFQCPKELAQEHYKDLQSKPFFPKLIEYITSGPVVCMAWEGVGVVASARKLIGATNPLNAEPGTIRGDLAVQTGRNVVHGSDSPENGKREIALWFKEGELCEWTPVQEPWLKE; from the exons ATGGATTGTGTAGCCATGGCCTGCGGAGGAGCTGCGACTCCCTATACTTCAACTTCGCTTACCTCACCAACCGCAAGAGATGTCCGCTTATCCTGCGCACCCACCCACCTGCAAGCCGCCCGCCTCGCCGTATTCCGGCCACAATCCCATCTTTTCGCCTGTTCCTTGTCTTCTCACTATGCATCCAAGAAATCCCACAAAACCCGCGTCTTTCTTCCTCATTTGGTTGCTTCCTTG GAAGTGGAGGAGACTTATATAATGATTAAGCCGGATGGGGTTCAAAGAGGGCTT GTTGGAGAGATAATTTCCAGGTTTGAGAGGAAGGGGTTTCAGTTAACTGGATTGAAGCTCTTTCAATGCCCCAAAGAATTGGCACAG GAACATTACAAGGATCTGCAATCAAAGCCGTTTTTCCCAAAACTTATTGAATATATTACTTCTGGTCCTGTTGTTTGTATG GCATGGGAAGGCGTTGGTGTTGTTGCATCAGCCCGAAAGTTAATCGGTGCAACAAATCCTCTTAATGCTGAACCGGGTACAATTAGAGGGGACCTTGCTGTTCAAACTGGAAG GAATGTGGTTCATGGAAGTGACAGTCCCGAGAACGGAAAACGTGAAATAG CTCTATGGTTCAAAGAAGGAGAGCTATGCGAATGGACACCGGTACAAGAGCCGTGGCTGAAGGAAtag